The proteins below come from a single Tenuifilum thalassicum genomic window:
- a CDS encoding M16 family metallopeptidase: MKIKKGLFSLVILAFAGINAFGQAGLNAPVPVDQNVRYGKLENGLTYYIRKNTEPKQRAEFYIAQNVGAILEEDSQNGLAHFLEHMAFNGTKNFPGKGIINYFETVGVKFGYNINAFTSLDETVYNLSDVPTIREGIIDSALLVLHDWSHFISLLPEEIEAERGVIREEWRTGRNAERRMYKKLMPVIYKGSKYAERDVIGDINVINNFKHQELVDYYNKWYRPDLQSIVIVGDIDVDKVEAKIKEVFADIPAPVNPTPRPYYELPDNDEPLVGIATDPEARNAMMYLYFKHDATPKDAKNIGYMRNDMVRELITSMISSRLNEIVQKPNPPFVFAASGYFNMVRTKDAMAFYAALRPDKMIDGIKGIVREAERVKRFGFNTSELDRAKSDYLRSLENELKEKDKQKNQKFVWECINHFLEGEPMPGVEFEYLFAKQLLPTVSIDEINAVAKQLITEKNVVISLMAPEKEGVVVPTQEQVLNALKEVKAENIEAYVDKVITKPLVEKIEKPGKVKKENANNVFGTTEWVLSNGVKVVIKQTDFKEDQVIVEAFSKGGSSLANVDEVPSANMATEIVTNSGVSEFTSTDLEKMLAGKMVNIRPVIGDDYEGFSGNASPKDFETMLQLIYLYMTQPREDKESFDTYLGRLKAFLANASSDPRMAFRDSITLTLANHNPRVMPFNLEFLDKVDFDKCMKFYKERFADASDFTFIFTGNISPIEAKPLIEKYLGALPALNRKEDAKDTGVRPPKGKVKNYFTKPMQTTKSSVFVGYTGEIEYNVMNDILADYLTSILRTRYLEEIREKEGGTYGVGVRVSLRNFPVNSYVVQIQFDTDPKLRDKLIGIVYSEIQKIMNEGPLADDLNKTKEYMLKEYEQNKRENSYWANVIRAKYEDGLDFYTNYDEMVKSVDVNAVKEFAKKLFSQGNIVEVVMTSESKE, translated from the coding sequence ATGAAGATTAAAAAAGGTTTATTTTCATTAGTAATACTTGCATTTGCAGGTATTAATGCTTTTGGGCAAGCCGGTTTAAACGCTCCGGTTCCTGTCGATCAAAATGTTCGATATGGAAAATTAGAGAATGGGCTCACATATTACATCAGGAAAAACACCGAGCCTAAACAACGTGCAGAATTTTATATTGCTCAGAATGTTGGTGCAATTTTAGAGGAAGATAGCCAAAATGGTTTAGCTCACTTTCTTGAGCACATGGCTTTTAATGGAACTAAAAACTTCCCTGGTAAGGGAATTATCAACTATTTCGAAACAGTTGGAGTAAAGTTTGGTTATAATATCAACGCTTTTACATCGCTTGATGAGACAGTTTACAACCTATCGGATGTTCCAACCATTCGCGAAGGTATTATTGACAGTGCCCTACTAGTTCTTCATGATTGGTCTCATTTCATTTCGCTTCTTCCTGAAGAGATTGAAGCTGAACGTGGTGTAATTCGTGAAGAATGGCGCACCGGTCGTAATGCTGAACGTAGAATGTATAAAAAGTTAATGCCTGTTATCTATAAGGGCTCAAAGTATGCCGAAAGAGACGTAATTGGCGACATCAATGTAATTAATAACTTCAAGCATCAAGAACTTGTAGATTATTACAATAAATGGTATCGTCCCGATTTACAATCAATAGTTATTGTTGGTGATATTGATGTTGATAAGGTTGAGGCTAAAATTAAGGAGGTGTTTGCTGATATTCCAGCACCAGTTAATCCAACTCCTCGTCCATACTACGAACTACCCGATAATGACGAACCACTTGTTGGTATAGCTACCGACCCTGAGGCAAGAAATGCCATGATGTACTTGTATTTCAAGCATGATGCTACTCCTAAAGATGCCAAGAATATTGGCTACATGAGAAACGACATGGTAAGGGAGCTTATTACTTCAATGATTTCTTCCCGACTAAATGAAATTGTTCAGAAACCCAATCCTCCCTTTGTATTTGCTGCTTCAGGCTATTTCAACATGGTTAGAACAAAGGACGCAATGGCTTTCTACGCTGCTCTCCGTCCCGATAAAATGATCGATGGAATTAAAGGTATTGTTCGTGAGGCTGAACGTGTAAAACGTTTCGGTTTTAATACTTCGGAGCTAGATAGAGCTAAGTCCGACTACTTGCGTTCACTCGAAAATGAGCTAAAGGAAAAGGATAAGCAAAAAAATCAAAAATTTGTTTGGGAGTGCATTAACCATTTCCTTGAAGGTGAACCAATGCCTGGTGTCGAATTCGAATACCTATTTGCAAAACAGCTCCTTCCAACTGTTAGTATTGATGAAATTAATGCTGTTGCAAAGCAACTTATAACTGAGAAAAATGTTGTGATCTCATTAATGGCACCAGAAAAAGAGGGTGTAGTTGTTCCTACTCAAGAGCAAGTGCTAAATGCTTTAAAAGAAGTTAAAGCAGAAAATATTGAGGCTTATGTTGATAAAGTTATCACTAAGCCTTTGGTTGAGAAGATTGAAAAACCTGGAAAGGTTAAGAAAGAAAATGCAAATAATGTTTTTGGTACAACTGAGTGGGTGCTCTCAAATGGCGTTAAGGTTGTTATCAAACAAACCGACTTTAAAGAGGATCAGGTTATAGTTGAAGCATTTAGTAAGGGTGGTTCTTCATTAGCTAATGTTGATGAGGTGCCTTCAGCAAATATGGCAACTGAGATTGTTACCAATTCTGGTGTAAGTGAATTTACCAGCACCGATTTGGAGAAAATGCTAGCTGGCAAAATGGTAAATATCCGCCCAGTAATTGGAGATGATTATGAAGGTTTTTCTGGTAATGCTTCGCCAAAAGACTTTGAAACAATGCTTCAGCTTATTTACCTTTACATGACTCAACCTCGTGAAGATAAAGAAAGTTTTGATACATATCTTGGCCGCTTGAAAGCATTCTTAGCAAACGCTTCTTCTGATCCTCGCATGGCTTTCAGGGATAGTATTACTCTTACTTTAGCAAACCATAACCCAAGGGTAATGCCTTTCAACCTTGAGTTTTTAGATAAAGTAGATTTCGACAAGTGTATGAAGTTCTACAAAGAGCGCTTTGCCGATGCTTCAGACTTTACTTTCATATTCACTGGTAACATTAGCCCTATTGAGGCGAAACCTTTGATTGAAAAATATTTGGGTGCATTACCTGCATTGAACAGAAAAGAGGATGCAAAAGATACTGGTGTTCGTCCTCCTAAAGGAAAGGTTAAAAACTATTTCACCAAACCTATGCAGACCACAAAGTCATCGGTATTTGTTGGGTATACTGGAGAAATTGAATATAATGTGATGAACGATATTCTTGCCGATTACTTAACCTCTATTTTACGTACTCGCTACCTCGAAGAAATTCGTGAAAAAGAAGGTGGTACCTATGGTGTAGGTGTTCGCGTTTCGCTACGCAACTTCCCTGTTAACTCGTATGTTGTACAAATACAGTTTGATACCGATCCTAAGCTTCGTGATAAGCTGATAGGTATTGTTTATTCAGAAATTCAGAAAATAATGAATGAAGGCCCACTAGCCGATGATTTGAATAAAACTAAGGAGTACATGCTTAAGGAGTATGAGCAAAATAAACGGGAGAACAGCTACTGGGCTAACGTTATTAGAGCTAAATACGAAGATGGGTTAGACTTCTATACTAACTATGATGAGATGGTTAAATCAGTTGATGTTAATGCTGTTAAAGAGTTTGCAAAGAAACTGTTTAGCCAAGGTAACATTGTAGAAGTTGTTATGACATCTGAAAGCAAAGAGTAG
- a CDS encoding CapA family protein: MKKIRLIVLFTLFVFVSKAQTDSTLRIIFIGDVMGHGPQINSARIDSNRYDYTNVFSALAPIFKTADYSVANLEVTLAGPPFTGYPRFSSPDELADGLIQAGVNVLVTANNHSADRGANGIQRTIDVLNSKNILFTGTFTDSIDKASRNPVILKKNDMQLALLNYTYGTNGMPVKPPYMVNLIDTSAIATDVARAKELGVDDIVVFIHWGSEYQRFPNKTQKDLAKWMQKKGVRIIIGSHPHVVQPIVWEKNKDTYNFVLYSLGNFVSNQRKRYRDGGIISFLEFAKDSTLKLVQAGYMPVWVEKSYSGKKWSYRVLPVSLYDSLKASGSESKINPAFSVFVSDTREFLDSNNTNVQEIVVNQNEWLSKNKAKPVNP, from the coding sequence ATGAAAAAAATTCGGCTAATTGTACTTTTTACTTTGTTTGTTTTTGTGTCGAAAGCACAAACAGATAGTACTTTGCGAATCATCTTTATAGGAGACGTTATGGGACATGGCCCTCAAATTAATTCTGCTAGGATAGATTCTAATAGGTACGATTATACCAATGTTTTTTCAGCTTTAGCTCCAATTTTTAAGACAGCCGATTATTCAGTTGCTAATCTTGAGGTTACACTTGCTGGACCACCTTTTACTGGTTACCCAAGGTTTAGCTCACCCGATGAACTTGCAGATGGGTTAATTCAAGCGGGAGTTAATGTTTTGGTTACAGCAAATAACCATTCTGCGGATAGAGGTGCTAATGGAATTCAGCGTACTATTGATGTTTTGAATTCAAAAAACATATTATTTACTGGAACATTTACCGATTCAATAGATAAAGCTAGCCGAAACCCGGTAATACTGAAGAAAAACGATATGCAACTCGCTTTATTAAACTACACTTATGGAACTAATGGCATGCCCGTTAAGCCCCCCTACATGGTTAACCTAATAGATACTTCAGCAATAGCAACTGATGTTGCAAGAGCCAAAGAGCTAGGTGTTGATGATATTGTGGTTTTTATACATTGGGGTAGTGAGTATCAAAGATTTCCTAATAAGACCCAAAAAGATTTGGCTAAATGGATGCAAAAGAAAGGTGTTAGGATAATTATTGGTTCTCATCCCCATGTTGTTCAGCCTATTGTATGGGAAAAGAATAAAGATACTTATAATTTCGTTTTATACTCACTTGGTAATTTTGTTTCTAACCAACGAAAACGCTATCGCGATGGGGGGATTATCTCATTTCTTGAATTTGCTAAGGATAGTACTTTAAAGTTGGTACAAGCTGGTTATATGCCTGTTTGGGTTGAAAAAAGTTATAGCGGAAAGAAATGGAGTTATAGGGTGTTACCCGTTAGCTTATATGACTCATTGAAAGCATCAGGAAGCGAATCAAAAATTAATCCTGCATTTAGTGTTTTTGTATCGGACACAAGAGAGTTCCTTGACTCTAACAATACAAATGTGCAAGAAATTGTTGTAAACCAAAACGAATGGTTATCTAAAAACAAAGCTAAGCCAGTAAATCCCTAA
- a CDS encoding tRNA threonylcarbamoyladenosine dehydratase has protein sequence MANNWLERTELLLGQESVKKLSNKHVLVIGLGGVGAYAAEQICRAGVGKITIADGDIIQPSNINRQLPALHSTIGKPKAETLGKRLKDINPNIELTIIQEYLRDERLTQLLSNNFDYVVDAIDTLSPKVFLIHDAIKFGHKVVSSMGSGGKLDPTQVKISDISESYGCPLARILRKRLHRLGIREGFKVVYSAEKVPEHAMKPCEGEPNKKTTIGTISYMPPLFGCMIASVVIRDLLA, from the coding sequence ATGGCTAACAATTGGCTTGAACGAACAGAACTACTTCTTGGACAAGAATCAGTAAAAAAACTTAGCAACAAACATGTTTTAGTTATTGGGCTAGGTGGTGTTGGGGCATACGCAGCTGAGCAAATTTGTAGGGCAGGTGTTGGTAAGATTACCATAGCAGATGGTGATATTATCCAACCATCAAATATTAACCGACAACTCCCAGCGCTTCATAGCACAATTGGAAAGCCTAAGGCTGAAACACTAGGAAAAAGGTTAAAAGATATCAATCCAAATATTGAGCTAACGATTATTCAAGAATATCTAAGAGATGAACGGCTCACACAGCTTCTATCTAATAATTTCGATTATGTGGTAGATGCCATTGACACCCTATCGCCAAAAGTATTCTTAATTCACGATGCTATTAAATTTGGGCACAAAGTGGTTAGCTCAATGGGGAGTGGCGGAAAGCTAGATCCTACCCAAGTAAAAATTTCCGACATATCCGAATCGTATGGGTGCCCATTAGCAAGAATCTTAAGAAAACGCTTACATCGTTTAGGTATAAGAGAAGGTTTTAAAGTTGTTTACTCTGCCGAGAAAGTACCAGAGCATGCCATGAAACCATGTGAAGGAGAACCCAATAAGAAAACAACAATTGGAACCATCTCCTATATGCCCCCATTGTTCGGGTGCATGATTGCTTCAGTTGTAATTAGGGATTTACTGGCTTAG
- a CDS encoding TatD family hydrolase codes for MKLINFHTHNYQCKTNSICIESVDYNAHFNPNGNSFYTLGIHPWSSDNANAIQSLNLLKEHLNHPNVIGIGEIGLDRLKGASLDKQIELLIKQLDIAVEANLPVVLHCVRCWSEIISIFKKPKYKNLTKAIHGFRSKPEIAKELINENFYLSFGTSLIDATPELAEALTITPPDKRFFETDDKNIPIYEVYDAAADFLDTTFEQLVSETNSNLKSFFKETLKLQLLPI; via the coding sequence ATGAAACTAATAAACTTTCATACACATAACTATCAGTGCAAGACAAATTCAATTTGTATTGAATCCGTAGATTATAATGCACACTTCAACCCTAATGGTAATAGTTTTTATACCTTAGGAATCCACCCTTGGAGTTCAGATAATGCTAATGCGATACAAAGTCTTAACCTATTAAAAGAACATCTAAACCATCCAAATGTAATTGGAATTGGTGAGATTGGGCTCGATCGATTAAAAGGTGCATCTTTAGACAAACAAATTGAACTGCTTATAAAACAACTTGATATAGCGGTTGAGGCAAATCTACCTGTTGTGTTACACTGCGTAAGATGCTGGAGCGAAATAATATCGATTTTCAAGAAACCTAAATACAAGAACCTAACAAAAGCTATACATGGTTTTAGGTCTAAACCAGAAATAGCTAAAGAACTTATTAACGAAAATTTTTACTTGTCGTTTGGAACATCATTAATAGATGCTACGCCAGAGCTAGCCGAGGCGTTAACTATTACTCCGCCAGATAAGCGTTTTTTTGAAACCGATGACAAAAACATCCCAATTTACGAGGTTTACGATGCAGCTGCAGATTTCTTGGATACTACATTTGAACAGCTAGTTTCTGAAACCAATTCAAATTTAAAAAGCTTCTTTAAAGAAACTTTAAAGTTACAGCTATTGCCAATTTGA
- a CDS encoding acylphosphatase, translating into MKSVAITVKGRVQGVGYRFFILRHAKELGVKGFVKNLTNGDVYIEATGTPEQIDTLVKHCWSGPISSIVKEVIVEDSPNAHSSLFAIIS; encoded by the coding sequence ATGAAAAGCGTAGCCATTACAGTTAAAGGTAGAGTCCAGGGTGTTGGATACAGATTTTTTATACTTCGGCATGCTAAAGAACTTGGAGTTAAAGGATTTGTAAAAAATTTAACGAATGGTGATGTTTACATAGAAGCAACAGGAACTCCTGAGCAAATTGATACTTTAGTTAAACATTGCTGGAGTGGTCCAATTAGCTCTATAGTAAAGGAGGTAATAGTTGAAGATTCTCCTAATGCACATAGCTCCCTTTTTGCTATCATTAGTTAG
- a CDS encoding DUF456 domain-containing protein: MFLDYVLIVFAIILFLLGFAGCVLPIIPGPPIAWLSMLLLKFTSFSEISWNLIIVLALVTIVVTVLDYIFPAWITKKMGGSSWGVWGTVIGIVFGLIFLGPIGVILGPFLGAFVGEIIGNKQNKNLNNNPWRSALGSLLGFTLGTGIKLFSVGVMLYFFIKDLWPN, encoded by the coding sequence ATGTTTTTGGATTATGTTTTGATTGTTTTTGCGATTATTTTGTTTCTTCTTGGTTTTGCAGGTTGCGTTTTGCCGATAATTCCAGGTCCTCCGATTGCATGGCTAAGCATGCTTTTGTTAAAGTTTACCTCTTTTTCTGAAATCTCTTGGAATTTAATAATTGTTTTGGCGCTAGTTACAATTGTCGTTACAGTTCTAGATTACATTTTTCCTGCATGGATAACTAAAAAGATGGGTGGAAGTAGCTGGGGAGTTTGGGGTACTGTTATCGGAATAGTATTTGGGTTAATATTTTTGGGACCAATAGGGGTAATTCTCGGGCCATTTTTAGGTGCTTTTGTTGGGGAGATTATAGGAAATAAGCAAAATAAAAATCTAAACAATAATCCTTGGCGTTCTGCTTTGGGGTCATTGTTAGGTTTTACCCTTGGGACAGGAATAAAACTTTTCTCTGTTGGGGTTATGCTCTACTTCTTTATTAAAGATTTGTGGCCGAATTAA
- a CDS encoding RNA recognition motif domain-containing protein has product MMIYIGNIAYSMTAEELKELCMPFGNVVSSKVIIDKATGKSKGYGFVEFDNDESALKAIQELNNTQVKGRNIKVNNAFRKNTQTETPKDTEQQNPEA; this is encoded by the coding sequence ATGATGATTTATATTGGAAACATTGCTTATTCAATGACAGCAGAAGAACTAAAAGAACTCTGCATGCCTTTTGGAAATGTTGTTTCATCAAAAGTGATAATTGATAAGGCAACAGGAAAATCTAAGGGTTATGGTTTTGTTGAGTTTGATAATGACGAATCGGCACTTAAAGCCATTCAGGAGCTCAATAATACCCAAGTTAAAGGAAGAAACATTAAGGTAAATAATGCCTTCCGAAAAAACACACAAACGGAAACTCCAAAAGACACAGAACAACAAAACCCTGAGGCTTAA